One Augochlora pura isolate Apur16 chromosome 10, APUR_v2.2.1, whole genome shotgun sequence DNA window includes the following coding sequences:
- the LOC144476062 gene encoding uncharacterized protein LOC144476062 isoform X1: MDPEIQSQKSLPPLVEGKIHGYLKLVIDEVVWSHRSFGDIKIFASWWGETSNAQFRPVDVAKNIIRPTYEITEVYAVRTNINLFQEYVENCECIELTIVSEENNIVIGTSKITDLLKVFELKPYVKYVPIINEFKSKIGEIHVFMKLEYVTKFSNMHLKPNKYVKEDGIDNTMLVTANSFKYPEKVTSNNVQNKLKAKENEIYKSILKSRRTKFQKPLAKGNEEVMDQLVTQIVARAQRLRGAVLRKSRGEDVFDFSDNSLSGTLQSHMPTDDSIKFWKYHPDKETTSVNDHKVLSMVGSSSPSASSIDFTSDNFDVCEHNKKTVTPCSTSFTQTNSPSEKIHIKPKENLLLDQVNSIRIFVESFIQTPAGYRRVKSSSLSHHDNNSLHPTYFVQYDMSFEHIKSTKKRSANNNNSIRISSKKQTEQEIYFNHDGIYEISKLKSHTEYFVKFKILVRHFKKRSVIELGVGTMHVNDIIRTKNWSSTQRITILNKGIKIGELSVIAELGSDFIHFGKQYIDDIISSKENIPSLRMLQQLSKDKSKKRNKNATDIRTETHNEVPSISTQVNRVATINNLLATTNVSRYETESSDAGKITLKDQKNDIDEKDQLQGFIYIAEGKELSELNTYLICRAFWTKDKSRSRICCSTKNPFYRFSQIVPVICDADLLNLMKDNYIIIEIYYRNNNNVDNLLGLAKLPIHSLYIAYRDPHVLPHLLSSKYPVVSVDEWVPIIDPVTGQSHGQLLALVALGTTKQIALLETSRSLQNTCNTLNSSDNLPEFINHPETVLESNRHAFCVSDPVEKKLYNSDVKTQECQTDISTIQELKLRKISQEETSSEDVILHNLVDRLTEVLNIDKADSNNEISLKGKKQIPINAKEHICISDLNLHSGYHESDNSSIRQNYRLPTETYRSVGVGAEYEEEIDQQSNTDYTSKVFDLQSIIHREEEDSMGSECNETMFRAVVEIECALHLPKQQKINEAIDPSTYVSFQANKCDPSKNLNSCMITNVFPHSCNPKWNWKSDVKLPIELLLCAEKRLILKVWRILDSDTSTEINLERDVVIGFSAIDVSILISGFPVISGWFHIMDFSGECNGQIKVSIAPLDNLSLFKKSPSTCLSTTRIPMYDTSQFNLLPSSAPDVYTSNAMKTDAVPTLMQVETPEHTKNQLTDTGFEDASMSFLSLSLKKKLTELDEITQRLELRLRDVTNAAFEDYIDNEFDLNDSNSDIENNDYKNANVITSVANASNNSNRVRQVLEPNKKPLQTMDILVNDNQIASCESENRGCSSEPSVNINETGKYMNMESGSSYVTNSYAKQNVMNRQVQHGNEEFVMQNIRTSGKNTSDYPERGAKTHINYLLDKLSLQFPLQSHSSLIAPITNNTNLLTSSIQNSNSDMLQNNNTNTCTQEFNACTILKHAGSTNEQGIEASVDHTINCSTNETTHLCETCVSSQSQIINKMSTVLREELTSEENSDASKCDGLTTYLIASNFRHMDSNNVFDPLLYQHLVPDLYYSNISPEEDAVEQLDNRYTKDFVAITASNQLGNVDSLREIGASSAGTGLFRTVQSGLSENIDNNTNLTTLHKVNCNDLLVNSSTESTTTISPEQISVKHIDLDTTEHSYSTSSQASDLILSRQAPDGGNPMEDITKQSTILQQTDDHQDSSPNSCN, translated from the exons ATGGATCCGGAGATACAATCTCAGAAATCTTTACCGCCGTTAGTTGAAGGGAAAATTCATGGTTATTTGAAACTTGTTATAGATGAAGTCGTTTGGTCGCATAGAAGTTTtggagatattaaaatatttgcgtCTTGGTGGGGTGAGACTAGTAATGCTCAATTTAG GCCTGTGGATGttgcgaaaaatattataagacCAACATATGAAATAACAGAAGTTTATGCTGTTCGtacgaatataaatttatttcaagaatatGTTGAAAACTGTGAGTGTATAGAATTAACAATTGTTTCTGAAGAAAATAACATAGTCATAGGAACATCTAAAATCacagatttattaaaagtcTTTGAATTGAAGCCCTATGTTAAATATGTaccaataataaatgaatttaaaagtaaaattggagaaatacatgttttcatgaaattagaatatgtaacaaaattttcaaatatgcATTTAAAACCAAACAAGTATGTCAAAGAGGATGGTATTGATAACACCATGCTAGTAACTGCCAATAGCTTTAAATATCCAGAAAAGGTAACAAGTAATAATGtacagaataaattgaaagctaaagaaaatgaaatttataaatccaTTTTAAAGTCACGGAGAACAAAGTTTCAGAAACCTTTGGCAAAAGGTAACGAAGAAGTAATGGATCAACTTGTTACACAAATTGTTGCAAGAGCGCAAAGATTAAGAGGAGCGGTATTAAGAAAATCACGTGGTGAAGATGTTTTTGATTTCAGCGATAATTCGTTGAGCGGTACTTTACAGTCTCATATGCCTACTGATGACAGTATAAAATTCTGGAAATACCATCCAGATAAAGAAACAACTTCTGTCAATGACCATAAAGTGTTATCTATGGTTGGATCCAGCTCCCCATCTGCTAGTTCGATAGATTTTACATCTGATAATTTTGACGTGTGTGAACATAATAAGAAGACAGTTACACCATGCAGTACGTCTTTTACACAAACAAATTCTCCATcagaaaaaatacatattaaaccAAAAG AAAATTTACTCTTGGATCAAGTAAATAGTATTAGAATTTTTGTGGAATCATTTATCCAGACTCCTGCTGGTTATAGGCGTGTTAAATCTTCCTCTTTATCGc aTCATGATAATAATTCCTTACATCCTACTTATTTTGTACAGTATGATATGAGTTTTGAACATATTAAATCTACCAAGAAAAGAtctgcaaataataataactccATAAGAATATCATCTAAAAAGCAAACAGAGCAAG aaatttattttaaccatGATGGTATCTACGAAAtctcaaaattaaaatcgcacacagaatattttgtaaagTTTAAAATACTTGTCcgtcattttaaaaaacgatcAGTGATTGAATTAGGAGTTGGTACTATGCAtgttaatgatattataagaACTAAAAATTGGAGTAGCACACAGCGTATAACTATTCTcaataaaggaataaaaattggagaatTAAGTGTAATTGCAGAATTAGGTTCAGACTTTATTCATTTTGGGAAACAGTATATTG ATGATATTATATCTTCTAAAGAAAACATTCCTAGTCTAAGAATGTTACAACAATTAAGTAAAGATAagagtaaaaaaagaaataaaaatgcgacAGACATTCGAACGGAAACACATAATGAAGTACCATCAATTTCAACACAAGTAAATCGTGTAGCTACTATCAATAATTTACTTGCTACAACCAATGTATCTCGCTATGAAACAGAAAGTTCCGATGCtggaaaaattactttgaaagatcaaaaaaatgatattgatgaaaaa GATCAACTTCAAGGCTTCATATATATTGCTGAAGGAAAAGAATTGTCAGAATTAAACACTTATTTGATATGCAGAGCATTTTGGACGAAGGATAAGAGTAGAAGTCGAATTTGTTGTAGTACGAAAAACCCGTTTTACCGATTTTCTCAA ATCGTACCTGTCATTTGTGATGCTGACTTATTAAATCTTATgaaagataattatataatcattgaaatttattatagaaacaaTAACAATGTAGATAATTTATTAGGATTGGCAAAATTGCCTATACATTCGTTATATATCGCGTATAGAGATCCGCATGTACTGCCTCACTTGTTGTCGTCCAag tatcCTGTTGTAAGTGTAGACGAATGGGTGCCAATTATTGATCCTGTAACAGGGCAATCTCACGGTCAGTTACTGGCATTGGTAGCTCTTGGAACCACAAAACAAATTGCATTATTAGAAACTTCAAGAAGTTTACAAAATACTTGCAATACACTGAACTCTTCTGACAATTTGCCCGAATTTATAAACCACCCAGAAACAGTTTTAGAAAGTAATCGTCATGCTTTTTGTGTTAGTGATCCAGTAGAGAAAAAACTGTACAATTCAGATGTAAAAACTCAAGAGTGTCAGACAGACATTTCAACTattcaagaattaaaattaagaaaaatatcgcaaGAAGAAACGAGTTCGGAAGatgtaattttacataatttagtAGATCGTTTAACAgaagttttaaatattgacaaagCTGATTCGAACAATGAAATAagtttaaaaggaaaaaaacaAATACCCATAAATGCAAAAGAACACATATGCATAAGTGACTTAAACCTTCATAGTGGTTATCACGAGAGCGATAACAGTAGCATTAGGCAGAATTACCGTTTACCTACAGAAACGTACAGAAGTGTCGGTGTTGGTGCTGAGtatgaagaagaaatagatCAACAATCAAACACTGATTATACCAGTAAAGTATTTGATTTACAATCCATAATACacagagaagaagaagactcAATGGGTTCTGAGTGTAATGAAACAATGTTTAGAGCTGTCGTTGAAATCGAATGTGCATTACATTTACCAAAACAACAAAAGATTAATGAAGCCATTGACCCCAGTACATATGTATCTTTTCAGGCTAATAAATGCGATCCatcgaaaaatttaaattcctgCATGATTACCAATGTTTTCCCACATAGTTGTAATCCTAAGTGGAATTGGAAAAGCGATGTTAAACTGCCTATAGAATTACTTTTATGT gCTGAAAAGAGATTGATTTTAAAAGTCTGGCGCATCTTAGACTCAGATACAAGCACGGAAATAAACTTAGAAAGAGATGTTGTTATTGGATTTTCTGCTATtgatgtttcaattttaatttccggTTTTCCAGTAATATCTGGATGGTTTCACATAATGGACTTTTCTGGAGAATGCAACGGACAAATCAAA GTATCGATAGCACCGTTGgataatttatcattattcaAGAAATCACCATCAACGTGTCTGAGTACAACACGAATTCCAATGTATGATACATCTCAATTCAATTTGTTGCCCTCGAGTGCCCCTGATGTCTATACTAGCAATGCAATGAAAACTGATGCTGTACCAACTCTTATGCAAGTAGAAACACCAGAACAcactaaaaatcaattaaccgACACTGGTTTTGAAGACGCATCTAtgtcatttttatctttatcgcTAAA GAAAAAACTTACCGAATTAGATGAAATTACACAACGTTTAGAATTACGATTACGTGACGTTACAAACGCAGCTTTTGAGGATTACATTGATaatgaatttgatttaaatgaCTCGAACAGTGATATAGAgaataatgattataaaaatgcgAATGTAATAACATCGGTTGCAAACGCAtctaataatagtaacagaGTAAGACAAGTACTTGAACCGAATAAAAAACCATTACAAACTATGGATATACTGGTAAACGATAATCAAATAGCATCATGCGAAAGTGAAAATCGTGGTTGTTCATCAGAACCCtctgttaatattaatgaaacaggaaaatatatgaatatggAGTCTGGTTCTTCTTACGTGACAAATTCTTATGCAAAACAGAATGTAATGAATCGTCAAGTACAACATGGAAATGAAGAATTTGTAATGCAAAATATTAGAACCTCGGGAAAGAATACCTCGGATTATCCAGAACGGGGAGCAAAAacacatataaattatttactcgaTAAACTGTCTTTACAGTTTCCTTTGCAGTCACATTCGTCTTTAATTGCACCAATAACAAATAACACCAATTTATTAACCAGTTCCATCCAAAATAGTAACAGTGATATGTTgcagaataataatacgaatacTTGTACCCAGGAGTTCAATGCTTGTACAATACTAAAACATGCAGGCAGCACGAATGAGCAAGGTATTGAAGCTTCCGTAGAtcatacaataaattgttcaactAATGAAACTACACACTTGTGCGAAACATGCGTGTCGTCACAatctcaaattattaataaaatgtcaaCGGTACTTCGTGAAGAGTTAACTTCTGAAGAAAACAGTGATGCGTCGAAATGCGATGGATTAACAACTTACCTGATTGCTTCAAATTTTCGTCACATGGACTCAAACAATGTTTTTGATCCACTTTTGTATCAACATTTAGTTCCAGATttgtattattcgaatatatcgCCGGAGGAAGACGCAGTCGAACAATTAGATAATCGTTACACTAAAGATTTTGTTGCGATTACCGCAAGTAATCAATTGGGTAACGTAGACAGTTTGAGAGAGATCGGTGCGTCGTCGGCAGGCACTGGATTATTTAGAACAGTACAGTCTGGCTTGTCAGAAAACATTGATAACAATACCAATTTAACTACTCTTCATAAAGTAAATTGCAACGACTTATTAGTAAATAGTAGTACAGAGTCGACTACGACAATATCACCTGAACAGATTTCGGTGAAACATATTGACCTTGATACGACCGAACATAGTTACTCTACTTCTTCTCAAGCATCGGATCTCATATTGTCGAGACAAGCTCCGGATGGTGGAAATCCTATGGAAGATATCACGAAACAGTCAACAATTTTACAGCAAACGGACGATCATCAAGACTCATCACCAAACAGTTGTAACTAA
- the LOC144476063 gene encoding uncharacterized protein LOC144476063: protein MISCLEIEFTYVIKKKERQQICFGSGCLRDTSLNSPFMKYYILENHPNISPNSYDVLESYKAIKNKPCNRSISKKGYSGIARFATQVLHRDDYPSPFSYNISMSPKQSSKLKHSFKYKYKEGSFAANSVPGPGMYVSTTGECIRMAHSFGGRVKLKFGVDLKCCSGNVDICKQCGKPILDDYWHLKNKIFLCRLCMVEYENQNRHKKSNLTLFRKIRDCSVIHQHGSTTAKTWLMRPNLVTQWIQREAYLSTYLKE, encoded by the exons atgatttcttgtttggaaatagaatttacatatgtaataaaaaagaaagaacgacaACAGATATGTTTTGGATCAGGATGTTTACGCGATACTTCCTTGAACAGTCcgtttatgaaatattacataCTAGAAAATCATCCAAATATATCGCCAAATTCATACGATGTTTTAGAATCATATAAAGCAATTAAGAACAAG CCTTGCAATCGTAGTATTAGTAAAAAAGGTTACAGTGGTATCGCCAGATTTGCAACACAAGTGCTACATAGAGATGATTATCCATCGCCATTcagttacaatatttctatgtCCCCTAAACAATCAAGTAAACTGAAACACtcgtttaaatataaatataaagaaggGTCGTTCGCAGCAAATTCAGTTCCAGG TCCAGGAATGTATGTCAGTACTACAGGAGAATGTATTAGAATGGCGCATAGTTTTGGTGGTAgggtaaaattgaaatttggcGTAGACCTAAAATGTTGCAGTGGAAATGTAGATATCTGCAAACAATGTGGTAAACCTATACTTGACGATTATTGgcatctaaaaaataaaatattcctatGTAGACTATGCATGGTCGAGtatgaaaatcaaaatagacataaaaaaTCAAACTTAACATTATTTCGT aaaatacgTGACTGTTCAGTTATACATCAACATGGCTCAACCACTGCAAAAACATGGTTGATGCGTCCTAATCTGGTCACACAATGGATTCAAAGGGAAGCTTACCTCTCTacttatttaaaagaataa
- the LOC144476062 gene encoding uncharacterized protein LOC144476062 isoform X2, with amino-acid sequence MPTDDSIKFWKYHPDKETTSVNDHKVLSMVGSSSPSASSIDFTSDNFDVCEHNKKTVTPCSTSFTQTNSPSEKIHIKPKENLLLDQVNSIRIFVESFIQTPAGYRRVKSSSLSHHDNNSLHPTYFVQYDMSFEHIKSTKKRSANNNNSIRISSKKQTEQEIYFNHDGIYEISKLKSHTEYFVKFKILVRHFKKRSVIELGVGTMHVNDIIRTKNWSSTQRITILNKGIKIGELSVIAELGSDFIHFGKQYIDDIISSKENIPSLRMLQQLSKDKSKKRNKNATDIRTETHNEVPSISTQVNRVATINNLLATTNVSRYETESSDAGKITLKDQKNDIDEKDQLQGFIYIAEGKELSELNTYLICRAFWTKDKSRSRICCSTKNPFYRFSQIVPVICDADLLNLMKDNYIIIEIYYRNNNNVDNLLGLAKLPIHSLYIAYRDPHVLPHLLSSKYPVVSVDEWVPIIDPVTGQSHGQLLALVALGTTKQIALLETSRSLQNTCNTLNSSDNLPEFINHPETVLESNRHAFCVSDPVEKKLYNSDVKTQECQTDISTIQELKLRKISQEETSSEDVILHNLVDRLTEVLNIDKADSNNEISLKGKKQIPINAKEHICISDLNLHSGYHESDNSSIRQNYRLPTETYRSVGVGAEYEEEIDQQSNTDYTSKVFDLQSIIHREEEDSMGSECNETMFRAVVEIECALHLPKQQKINEAIDPSTYVSFQANKCDPSKNLNSCMITNVFPHSCNPKWNWKSDVKLPIELLLCAEKRLILKVWRILDSDTSTEINLERDVVIGFSAIDVSILISGFPVISGWFHIMDFSGECNGQIKVSIAPLDNLSLFKKSPSTCLSTTRIPMYDTSQFNLLPSSAPDVYTSNAMKTDAVPTLMQVETPEHTKNQLTDTGFEDASMSFLSLSLKKKLTELDEITQRLELRLRDVTNAAFEDYIDNEFDLNDSNSDIENNDYKNANVITSVANASNNSNRVRQVLEPNKKPLQTMDILVNDNQIASCESENRGCSSEPSVNINETGKYMNMESGSSYVTNSYAKQNVMNRQVQHGNEEFVMQNIRTSGKNTSDYPERGAKTHINYLLDKLSLQFPLQSHSSLIAPITNNTNLLTSSIQNSNSDMLQNNNTNTCTQEFNACTILKHAGSTNEQGIEASVDHTINCSTNETTHLCETCVSSQSQIINKMSTVLREELTSEENSDASKCDGLTTYLIASNFRHMDSNNVFDPLLYQHLVPDLYYSNISPEEDAVEQLDNRYTKDFVAITASNQLGNVDSLREIGASSAGTGLFRTVQSGLSENIDNNTNLTTLHKVNCNDLLVNSSTESTTTISPEQISVKHIDLDTTEHSYSTSSQASDLILSRQAPDGGNPMEDITKQSTILQQTDDHQDSSPNSCN; translated from the exons ATGCCTACTGATGACAGTATAAAATTCTGGAAATACCATCCAGATAAAGAAACAACTTCTGTCAATGACCATAAAGTGTTATCTATGGTTGGATCCAGCTCCCCATCTGCTAGTTCGATAGATTTTACATCTGATAATTTTGACGTGTGTGAACATAATAAGAAGACAGTTACACCATGCAGTACGTCTTTTACACAAACAAATTCTCCATcagaaaaaatacatattaaaccAAAAG AAAATTTACTCTTGGATCAAGTAAATAGTATTAGAATTTTTGTGGAATCATTTATCCAGACTCCTGCTGGTTATAGGCGTGTTAAATCTTCCTCTTTATCGc aTCATGATAATAATTCCTTACATCCTACTTATTTTGTACAGTATGATATGAGTTTTGAACATATTAAATCTACCAAGAAAAGAtctgcaaataataataactccATAAGAATATCATCTAAAAAGCAAACAGAGCAAG aaatttattttaaccatGATGGTATCTACGAAAtctcaaaattaaaatcgcacacagaatattttgtaaagTTTAAAATACTTGTCcgtcattttaaaaaacgatcAGTGATTGAATTAGGAGTTGGTACTATGCAtgttaatgatattataagaACTAAAAATTGGAGTAGCACACAGCGTATAACTATTCTcaataaaggaataaaaattggagaatTAAGTGTAATTGCAGAATTAGGTTCAGACTTTATTCATTTTGGGAAACAGTATATTG ATGATATTATATCTTCTAAAGAAAACATTCCTAGTCTAAGAATGTTACAACAATTAAGTAAAGATAagagtaaaaaaagaaataaaaatgcgacAGACATTCGAACGGAAACACATAATGAAGTACCATCAATTTCAACACAAGTAAATCGTGTAGCTACTATCAATAATTTACTTGCTACAACCAATGTATCTCGCTATGAAACAGAAAGTTCCGATGCtggaaaaattactttgaaagatcaaaaaaatgatattgatgaaaaa GATCAACTTCAAGGCTTCATATATATTGCTGAAGGAAAAGAATTGTCAGAATTAAACACTTATTTGATATGCAGAGCATTTTGGACGAAGGATAAGAGTAGAAGTCGAATTTGTTGTAGTACGAAAAACCCGTTTTACCGATTTTCTCAA ATCGTACCTGTCATTTGTGATGCTGACTTATTAAATCTTATgaaagataattatataatcattgaaatttattatagaaacaaTAACAATGTAGATAATTTATTAGGATTGGCAAAATTGCCTATACATTCGTTATATATCGCGTATAGAGATCCGCATGTACTGCCTCACTTGTTGTCGTCCAag tatcCTGTTGTAAGTGTAGACGAATGGGTGCCAATTATTGATCCTGTAACAGGGCAATCTCACGGTCAGTTACTGGCATTGGTAGCTCTTGGAACCACAAAACAAATTGCATTATTAGAAACTTCAAGAAGTTTACAAAATACTTGCAATACACTGAACTCTTCTGACAATTTGCCCGAATTTATAAACCACCCAGAAACAGTTTTAGAAAGTAATCGTCATGCTTTTTGTGTTAGTGATCCAGTAGAGAAAAAACTGTACAATTCAGATGTAAAAACTCAAGAGTGTCAGACAGACATTTCAACTattcaagaattaaaattaagaaaaatatcgcaaGAAGAAACGAGTTCGGAAGatgtaattttacataatttagtAGATCGTTTAACAgaagttttaaatattgacaaagCTGATTCGAACAATGAAATAagtttaaaaggaaaaaaacaAATACCCATAAATGCAAAAGAACACATATGCATAAGTGACTTAAACCTTCATAGTGGTTATCACGAGAGCGATAACAGTAGCATTAGGCAGAATTACCGTTTACCTACAGAAACGTACAGAAGTGTCGGTGTTGGTGCTGAGtatgaagaagaaatagatCAACAATCAAACACTGATTATACCAGTAAAGTATTTGATTTACAATCCATAATACacagagaagaagaagactcAATGGGTTCTGAGTGTAATGAAACAATGTTTAGAGCTGTCGTTGAAATCGAATGTGCATTACATTTACCAAAACAACAAAAGATTAATGAAGCCATTGACCCCAGTACATATGTATCTTTTCAGGCTAATAAATGCGATCCatcgaaaaatttaaattcctgCATGATTACCAATGTTTTCCCACATAGTTGTAATCCTAAGTGGAATTGGAAAAGCGATGTTAAACTGCCTATAGAATTACTTTTATGT gCTGAAAAGAGATTGATTTTAAAAGTCTGGCGCATCTTAGACTCAGATACAAGCACGGAAATAAACTTAGAAAGAGATGTTGTTATTGGATTTTCTGCTATtgatgtttcaattttaatttccggTTTTCCAGTAATATCTGGATGGTTTCACATAATGGACTTTTCTGGAGAATGCAACGGACAAATCAAA GTATCGATAGCACCGTTGgataatttatcattattcaAGAAATCACCATCAACGTGTCTGAGTACAACACGAATTCCAATGTATGATACATCTCAATTCAATTTGTTGCCCTCGAGTGCCCCTGATGTCTATACTAGCAATGCAATGAAAACTGATGCTGTACCAACTCTTATGCAAGTAGAAACACCAGAACAcactaaaaatcaattaaccgACACTGGTTTTGAAGACGCATCTAtgtcatttttatctttatcgcTAAA GAAAAAACTTACCGAATTAGATGAAATTACACAACGTTTAGAATTACGATTACGTGACGTTACAAACGCAGCTTTTGAGGATTACATTGATaatgaatttgatttaaatgaCTCGAACAGTGATATAGAgaataatgattataaaaatgcgAATGTAATAACATCGGTTGCAAACGCAtctaataatagtaacagaGTAAGACAAGTACTTGAACCGAATAAAAAACCATTACAAACTATGGATATACTGGTAAACGATAATCAAATAGCATCATGCGAAAGTGAAAATCGTGGTTGTTCATCAGAACCCtctgttaatattaatgaaacaggaaaatatatgaatatggAGTCTGGTTCTTCTTACGTGACAAATTCTTATGCAAAACAGAATGTAATGAATCGTCAAGTACAACATGGAAATGAAGAATTTGTAATGCAAAATATTAGAACCTCGGGAAAGAATACCTCGGATTATCCAGAACGGGGAGCAAAAacacatataaattatttactcgaTAAACTGTCTTTACAGTTTCCTTTGCAGTCACATTCGTCTTTAATTGCACCAATAACAAATAACACCAATTTATTAACCAGTTCCATCCAAAATAGTAACAGTGATATGTTgcagaataataatacgaatacTTGTACCCAGGAGTTCAATGCTTGTACAATACTAAAACATGCAGGCAGCACGAATGAGCAAGGTATTGAAGCTTCCGTAGAtcatacaataaattgttcaactAATGAAACTACACACTTGTGCGAAACATGCGTGTCGTCACAatctcaaattattaataaaatgtcaaCGGTACTTCGTGAAGAGTTAACTTCTGAAGAAAACAGTGATGCGTCGAAATGCGATGGATTAACAACTTACCTGATTGCTTCAAATTTTCGTCACATGGACTCAAACAATGTTTTTGATCCACTTTTGTATCAACATTTAGTTCCAGATttgtattattcgaatatatcgCCGGAGGAAGACGCAGTCGAACAATTAGATAATCGTTACACTAAAGATTTTGTTGCGATTACCGCAAGTAATCAATTGGGTAACGTAGACAGTTTGAGAGAGATCGGTGCGTCGTCGGCAGGCACTGGATTATTTAGAACAGTACAGTCTGGCTTGTCAGAAAACATTGATAACAATACCAATTTAACTACTCTTCATAAAGTAAATTGCAACGACTTATTAGTAAATAGTAGTACAGAGTCGACTACGACAATATCACCTGAACAGATTTCGGTGAAACATATTGACCTTGATACGACCGAACATAGTTACTCTACTTCTTCTCAAGCATCGGATCTCATATTGTCGAGACAAGCTCCGGATGGTGGAAATCCTATGGAAGATATCACGAAACAGTCAACAATTTTACAGCAAACGGACGATCATCAAGACTCATCACCAAACAGTTGTAACTAA